One window from the genome of Deinococcus sp. NW-56 encodes:
- a CDS encoding type IV pilus twitching motility protein PilT has protein sequence MTLDELLREMVSRRASDVHLQVGSPPVGRLNGGLMPFGDAVLMPADTSALAQTILSPDQWEDVGYGHEIDLAYSVPGLGRFRCNVFKQRGVVGIVMRTVNESIPSFDTLGLPADVLRSLADAPRGLVLVTGPTGSGKSTTLAALIDHINRTHARHIITIEDPIEYLHRHGKSLVVQREIGPDTRDFRTALKYALRQDPDVIMIGEMRDKDTVEAALSAAQTGHLVLSTLHTQDAIRSVNRIIDFFPPHERDQVRVQLAESLVGIVSQRLLSRADGAGRVLGTEILLNTPLIQDYIKDEDKTPLIKSALMEDNIRGMQTFDQHLVQLYQHGLIHMEEALAAATSPHEVRLMVTRAGAGF, from the coding sequence CTGACCCTCGACGAGTTGCTGCGCGAGATGGTCTCCCGCCGGGCGTCGGACGTGCACCTTCAGGTCGGCAGTCCCCCGGTCGGAAGGCTGAACGGGGGGCTGATGCCTTTCGGCGATGCGGTGCTGATGCCCGCCGACACCTCGGCCCTCGCGCAGACGATCCTCTCCCCGGACCAGTGGGAGGACGTGGGCTACGGCCACGAGATCGACCTCGCCTACAGCGTGCCAGGGCTGGGCCGCTTCCGCTGCAACGTGTTCAAGCAGCGCGGGGTGGTGGGCATCGTGATGCGGACCGTGAACGAAAGCATTCCCAGTTTCGACACGCTGGGCCTGCCCGCCGACGTGTTGCGCTCGCTCGCCGACGCGCCGCGCGGCCTCGTCCTCGTGACCGGGCCGACCGGCAGCGGCAAGAGCACCACCCTTGCCGCGCTGATCGACCACATCAACCGCACGCACGCCCGGCACATCATCACCATCGAGGACCCCATCGAGTACCTGCACCGCCACGGCAAGAGCCTCGTCGTGCAGCGCGAGATCGGCCCCGACACGCGCGACTTCCGCACCGCCCTGAAGTACGCCTTGCGTCAGGACCCCGACGTGATCATGATCGGCGAGATGCGCGACAAGGACACGGTGGAAGCCGCGCTCTCAGCGGCGCAGACGGGCCACCTTGTGCTCTCGACCCTGCACACCCAAGACGCCATCCGCAGCGTGAACCGCATCATCGACTTCTTCCCGCCGCACGAACGCGATCAGGTGCGGGTGCAGCTCGCCGAGTCGCTCGTCGGCATCGTGAGCCAGCGGCTGCTTTCGCGGGCGGACGGCGCGGGCCGGGTGCTGGGCACCGAAATCCTGCTCAACACGCCCCTCATTCAGGACTACATCAAGGACGAGGACAAGACCCCGCTGATCAAGAGTGCCCTGATGGAGGACAACATCCGGGGGATGCAGACCTTCGACCAGCACCTCGTGCAGCTCTACCAGCACGGCCTGATCCACATGGAAGAGGCGCTCGCGGCGGCGACCAGTCCCCACGAGGTCCGGCTGATGGTGACGCGGGCGGGAGCGGGGTTCTGA
- a CDS encoding phage holin family protein yields MGFLIRLLVNALALYLVTRVYGGVSFEPGADAVSILLAALVLGIVNALIRPVLLLLSLPVNVLTLGLFTLVVNGVVLWLVASVTALNVAGFGTAIVGALILTVISWLLDLVLGALGLDN; encoded by the coding sequence ATGGGCTTTTTGATTCGGCTGCTGGTCAATGCGCTGGCGCTGTACCTCGTGACACGGGTGTACGGCGGGGTCAGCTTCGAGCCGGGGGCAGACGCCGTGAGCATCCTGCTGGCCGCGCTGGTGCTGGGCATCGTGAACGCGCTGATTCGTCCGGTCCTGCTGCTGCTCAGCCTGCCCGTCAACGTGCTGACGCTGGGCCTGTTCACCCTGGTCGTGAACGGCGTGGTGCTGTGGCTGGTGGCGAGCGTGACGGCGCTGAACGTGGCGGGCTTCGGGACCGCCATCGTGGGAGCGCTGATCCTGACCGTGATTTCCTGGCTGCTGGACCTCGTGCTGGGCGCCCTGGGGCTGGACAATTGA
- a CDS encoding S1 RNA-binding domain-containing protein: MVQLDPGAVVEGRVTRVTDFGAFIQFENGETGLVHISQIAHSFVRNIHDHVREGETIEVKVLGRDERGRLDLSIKELLEEPEEVPRPRAIGRQSPQFEAKLRSFMRDAKERTTGGGGGGKRGAAPGKRKK; encoded by the coding sequence TTGGTGCAGCTTGATCCCGGCGCGGTCGTCGAGGGCCGCGTCACGCGCGTGACCGATTTCGGGGCGTTTATCCAGTTCGAGAACGGTGAGACGGGCCTCGTCCACATCTCGCAGATTGCCCACTCCTTCGTCCGCAACATCCACGACCACGTCCGCGAGGGCGAGACGATCGAGGTCAAGGTGCTGGGCCGCGACGAGCGGGGCCGACTCGACCTTTCCATCAAGGAGCTGCTCGAGGAGCCCGAGGAGGTGCCGCGTCCCCGCGCCATCGGCCGCCAGAGCCCGCAGTTCGAGGCCAAGCTGCGCTCCTTCATGCGCGACGCCAAGGAGCGCACCACGGGTGGCGGGGGCGGCGGCAAGCGCGGCGCCGCGCCTGGCAAGCGCAAGAAGTAA
- the panC gene encoding pantoate--beta-alanine ligase translates to MGYLHEGHAELIRRARAECDVVAVSVFVNPTQFGPNEDLSRYPRDLERDLALAGGAGADVLFHPEAGAMYPPGHATTVRVEGVSGPLEGESRPGHFDGVATVVLKLLNLVGPGRAYFGEKDWQQLAVVRRMVRDLSVPVEIVGVPTVREVSGLALSSRNSYLTPEERERASVLSRALRAVQSAAASGERDTAALREAGRAVLAEEPDLALDYLAVVDGDMRERPAVENDPMTRVLVAARLFGVRLIDNMALFPEPEATPTC, encoded by the coding sequence ATGGGCTATCTGCACGAGGGCCACGCCGAACTGATCCGCCGCGCCCGCGCCGAATGCGACGTGGTGGCGGTCAGCGTGTTCGTGAACCCCACCCAGTTCGGCCCGAACGAGGACCTCTCGCGCTATCCCCGCGACCTGGAACGCGATCTCGCGCTGGCGGGCGGGGCGGGGGCCGACGTGCTCTTCCACCCGGAGGCGGGCGCGATGTACCCCCCCGGCCACGCGACCACCGTGCGGGTGGAAGGGGTCTCCGGGCCGCTGGAGGGCGAGTCGCGCCCCGGTCACTTCGACGGGGTGGCGACGGTGGTCCTCAAGCTGCTGAACCTCGTGGGGCCGGGGCGGGCCTATTTCGGGGAAAAGGACTGGCAGCAGCTCGCGGTGGTGCGGCGGATGGTGCGCGACCTGTCGGTGCCGGTTGAGATCGTCGGGGTGCCCACCGTGCGCGAGGTGTCGGGGCTGGCGCTGAGCAGCCGCAACAGTTACCTCACGCCGGAGGAGCGGGAGCGGGCCAGCGTGCTGTCGCGGGCGCTGCGGGCGGTGCAGTCGGCGGCGGCCTCGGGCGAGCGGGACACGGCGGCGCTGCGGGAGGCGGGGCGGGCGGTGCTGGCGGAGGAACCGGACCTCGCGCTCGATTACCTCGCGGTGGTCGACGGTGACATGCGCGAAAGACCCGCCGTGGAGAATGACCCCATGACCCGCGTGCTCGTGGCCGCCCGGCTGTTCGGCGTCCGGCTGATCGACAACATGGCCCTCTTCCCCGAGCCGGAGGCGACGCCCACGTGCTGA
- a CDS encoding alpha-amylase family glycosyl hydrolase, which yields MTQPSPDPALSGELQWWQRGIIYQIYPRSFQDDSGDGVGDLRGITRRLPYVASLGVEAVWLSPIFVSPMRDFGYDVADYCDIDPLFGTLEDFGALVAEAHRLGLKVMLDYVPNHTSSDHAWFREALTGRGSARRDWYVWRDPAPDGGPPNNWKSHFGGPAWTLDEASGQYYLHQFLPSQPDLNWANPDVQAAMLEVLRFWMRRGVDGFRVDVLNLLAEDERFLDEPLNPEWRPGMIEYAQTLHIYTNDQPQTLRYVRMMREVLDEFDDRMMVGEIYLPTERLLRYSGTPEEPLAHLPFNFHLILLPWDAREIRAFVDGYDAACREAHSWPNWVLGNHDQHRFRTRVGAEQYRVAQTLLLTLRGTPTVYYGDEIGMENVPVPFEQMVDPAGLQQPDVPGASRDPERTPMQWDDSPNAGFAPEGVSPWLPIAGNFREVNVAAQEADPASDLHYFRALTRLRGEHPALVGGEYRSLETGHPDVFAFERTQDGERLAVLLNFGPETRELGLGSGETLLSSLGDRPEAGAALRPNEARVVRLA from the coding sequence ATGACACAGCCTTCCCCCGACCCGGCCCTCTCCGGCGAACTGCAGTGGTGGCAGCGCGGGATCATCTACCAGATCTACCCCCGGTCCTTTCAGGACGACTCCGGCGACGGGGTGGGGGACCTCCGCGGCATCACCCGGCGGCTGCCCTACGTGGCGAGTCTGGGGGTGGAGGCGGTGTGGCTCTCCCCCATCTTCGTGTCGCCCATGCGTGACTTCGGGTACGACGTGGCCGATTATTGCGACATCGATCCGCTGTTCGGCACGCTGGAGGACTTCGGCGCGCTGGTGGCCGAAGCGCACCGCTTGGGCCTGAAGGTGATGCTGGACTACGTGCCCAACCACACCTCCAGCGACCACGCGTGGTTCCGGGAGGCGCTGACCGGGCGCGGGAGTGCCCGGCGAGACTGGTATGTCTGGCGCGACCCCGCCCCGGACGGCGGACCCCCGAACAACTGGAAGTCGCACTTCGGCGGCCCGGCGTGGACGCTGGACGAGGCGAGCGGGCAGTACTACCTCCACCAGTTCCTGCCCTCGCAGCCGGACCTCAACTGGGCCAATCCCGACGTGCAGGCTGCCATGCTGGAGGTGCTGCGCTTCTGGATGCGGCGGGGGGTGGACGGCTTCCGGGTGGACGTGCTGAACCTGCTGGCCGAAGACGAGCGCTTCCTCGACGAGCCGCTCAACCCCGAGTGGCGGCCCGGCATGATCGAGTACGCGCAGACCCTGCACATTTACACCAACGACCAGCCCCAGACCCTGCGCTACGTGCGAATGATGCGCGAGGTGCTCGACGAGTTTGATGACCGCATGATGGTGGGCGAGATCTACCTCCCCACCGAGCGGCTGCTGCGCTACAGCGGCACGCCGGAGGAACCGCTCGCGCACCTGCCCTTCAACTTCCACCTGATCCTGCTGCCCTGGGACGCCCGCGAGATTCGCGCCTTCGTGGACGGCTACGACGCCGCCTGCCGCGAGGCACACTCCTGGCCCAACTGGGTGCTGGGCAACCACGACCAGCACCGCTTCAGGACGCGGGTGGGGGCCGAGCAGTACCGGGTCGCGCAGACGCTGCTGCTCACCCTGCGCGGCACCCCCACCGTCTACTACGGCGACGAGATCGGGATGGAGAACGTCCCGGTGCCCTTCGAGCAGATGGTGGACCCGGCGGGCCTCCAGCAGCCGGACGTGCCGGGCGCCAGCCGCGACCCCGAGCGCACGCCGATGCAGTGGGACGACTCCCCGAATGCGGGTTTCGCGCCCGAGGGAGTGTCCCCGTGGCTGCCGATCGCGGGGAACTTCCGGGAGGTCAACGTCGCCGCGCAGGAGGCCGACCCCGCGAGCGACCTCCACTACTTCCGGGCGCTGACCCGGCTGCGGGGCGAGCATCCGGCATTGGTGGGCGGCGAGTACCGCTCGCTGGAGACCGGGCACCCGGACGTATTCGCCTTCGAGCGCACGCAGGACGGCGAACGGCTGGCGGTCCTGCTGAACTTCGGCCCGGAGACGCGGGAACTGGGCCTCGGTTCCGGCGAGACGCTGCTGAGCAGCCTGGGCGACAGGCCGGAGGCGGGGGCGGCCCTGCGTCCCAACGAGGCAAGAGTCGTGCGGCTGGCCTGA
- a CDS encoding cob(I)yrinic acid a,c-diamide adenosyltransferase: MKLYTKTGDGGSTGLYGADRVSKAHVRVEAYGTVDELNSAVGLARALGAGPTGSGPLDADLEYLQNALFDLGADLATRQESPYGKKLSRIDEQDVAYLEAMIDRYQEGAPPFTGFVHPGGTPAAAALHVARTVARRAEREVIRLAHEEEINGHVQVYLNRVSDLLFVMARAANQAAGVGEHAWMVKGRR, from the coding sequence ATGAAGCTCTACACGAAGACCGGCGACGGCGGCTCCACCGGGCTGTACGGGGCCGACCGGGTCAGCAAGGCGCACGTGCGGGTCGAGGCCTACGGCACCGTGGACGAACTCAACTCGGCGGTGGGGCTGGCGCGGGCGCTGGGGGCGGGGCCAACAGGTTCTGGGCCGCTCGACGCTGACCTGGAGTACCTCCAGAACGCGCTCTTTGACCTCGGGGCCGACCTCGCCACCCGGCAGGAGAGTCCCTATGGGAAGAAGCTCAGCCGCATCGACGAGCAGGACGTGGCCTACCTGGAGGCGATGATCGACCGCTATCAGGAAGGCGCGCCGCCCTTTACCGGCTTCGTGCATCCGGGGGGCACGCCCGCCGCCGCCGCCCTGCACGTGGCCCGCACGGTGGCCCGCCGCGCCGAGCGCGAGGTGATCCGCCTCGCCCACGAGGAGGAAATCAATGGGCACGTGCAGGTCTACCTCAACCGGGTCTCCGACTTGCTGTTCGTGATGGCCCGCGCGGCGAACCAGGCGGCGGGGGTGGGCGAGCACGCCTGGATGGTCAAGGGGCGGCGCTAG
- the greA gene encoding transcription elongation factor GreA, which translates to MTRERISMTQRGYDKLRETLEFLKTTRREQISEYMGSAIADGDLRESAAYDEARMQQSENESRIVEIEDQLERALIVAEDSSGGIGLGARVRVRDEKGQERQFELVGTYEVDVLKGKISDASPIGQALLGRREGDVVPVPLPKGTAKFEVLEVTYT; encoded by the coding sequence ATGACCAGAGAACGCATTTCCATGACCCAGCGCGGCTACGACAAGCTGCGTGAGACGCTGGAATTCCTGAAAACCACCCGGCGCGAGCAGATCAGCGAGTACATGGGGTCGGCCATCGCGGACGGCGACCTGCGCGAGAGTGCCGCCTACGACGAGGCCCGCATGCAGCAGAGCGAGAACGAGTCGCGCATCGTCGAGATCGAGGACCAGCTCGAACGTGCCCTGATCGTGGCCGAGGACTCCTCCGGCGGCATCGGCCTGGGCGCCCGCGTGCGGGTGCGCGACGAGAAGGGCCAGGAGCGGCAGTTCGAACTCGTGGGCACCTACGAGGTCGATGTGCTGAAGGGCAAGATCAGCGACGCCAGCCCCATCGGTCAGGCCCTGCTGGGCCGCCGCGAGGGCGACGTGGTGCCCGTGCCGCTGCCCAAGGGGACCGCCAAGTTCGAGGTGCTGGAAGTCACGTACACCTGA
- a CDS encoding N-acetylmuramoyl-L-alanine amidase — translation MKRLIPLAPLLLLASAASAPPRVWAHDGYTRAVFSLPRVTTAASTVKGQTVTVKLGLSLPAASGKLTVTGLGAYSVSGNTVTLTLTPGFSGARVEVLPAGGGQPARLVVDALRASAAATPAAKPAVTPAVPKPAAAVTRPASTAKVSRPRVVLDAGHGGNDPGMQSRWVKESSVNLDVALRVRRELQAHGVDVVMTRETDRHLHANKAQDLDARSRLAKNDNTAAFISIHVNASTNPAAHGVETYYFGQPMPGRSRSLAIQENGGGSVGQQLTQQATNSAQSLLGDLLVQAKLAFSRQLAQKVQANLVKATGALNRGVLTDAFYVIRNPTTPAILIEIGFGSNPVEGAKLSQEAYRERIAVSIARAILDFLNTK, via the coding sequence GTGAAGCGACTGATTCCCCTCGCGCCGCTCCTGCTGCTCGCCTCGGCGGCCTCGGCGCCTCCCCGCGTGTGGGCGCACGACGGGTACACCCGCGCCGTCTTCAGCCTGCCCCGCGTGACCACGGCGGCGAGCACCGTGAAAGGCCAGACCGTGACCGTGAAGCTCGGCCTGAGCCTGCCCGCCGCCTCGGGCAAGCTCACGGTGACGGGCCTGGGGGCCTACAGCGTCAGCGGCAACACGGTGACCCTTACCCTGACGCCGGGCTTCTCGGGGGCGCGGGTGGAGGTGCTGCCCGCCGGAGGAGGCCAGCCCGCGCGGTTGGTGGTGGACGCCCTGCGGGCCTCGGCGGCGGCGACTCCGGCGGCCAAGCCCGCCGTGACGCCTGCCGTGCCCAAGCCCGCTGCCGCCGTGACCCGCCCCGCGAGCACGGCGAAGGTTTCACGCCCCCGCGTGGTGCTGGACGCCGGGCACGGGGGGAACGACCCCGGCATGCAGAGCCGCTGGGTGAAGGAATCGTCGGTCAATCTGGACGTGGCCCTGCGGGTGCGCCGCGAACTTCAGGCGCACGGGGTGGACGTGGTGATGACCCGCGAAACCGACCGTCACCTCCACGCCAATAAAGCCCAGGATCTCGACGCCCGGTCGCGGTTGGCGAAAAACGACAACACCGCCGCCTTTATCAGCATCCACGTCAACGCCTCCACCAACCCGGCGGCTCACGGCGTGGAGACGTACTACTTCGGCCAGCCCATGCCGGGACGCAGCCGCAGCCTCGCCATTCAGGAAAACGGCGGCGGCTCGGTCGGGCAGCAGCTCACCCAGCAGGCCACCAACAGCGCCCAGAGCCTGCTCGGCGATCTGCTGGTGCAGGCCAAGCTCGCCTTCTCGCGCCAGCTCGCCCAGAAGGTGCAGGCGAACCTCGTCAAGGCGACGGGCGCCCTCAACCGGGGCGTTCTCACCGACGCCTTTTACGTCATCCGCAACCCCACCACGCCCGCCATCCTGATCGAGATCGGCTTCGGCTCCAACCCGGTGGAGGGCGCCAAGCTCTCGCAGGAGGCCTACCGCGAGCGCATTGCGGTGTCCATCGCGCGGGCGATTCTGGATTTCCTGAATACGAAGTAG
- a CDS encoding septum site-determining protein MinC produces MKLRGTLGGMNLLLEPGDTAGTVAQALAPRAELLAANVTLEVAGDADPAALEAALAAIREAGGTPGRIRAPRVTVAAPTAEGEEEGSARTVILPHGVRAGFRGEYRGSVVILGDVNPGAEIVAGGDVIVMGALRGVVHAGYGGNADAIVWARPIASAQIRIGDAVARAPEGGGLGNMKRLEGNEVAELARLQGGTIVIEAHR; encoded by the coding sequence ATGAAGCTTCGCGGCACGCTCGGCGGCATGAACCTCCTTCTCGAACCGGGCGACACCGCCGGGACCGTGGCGCAGGCCCTGGCCCCCCGCGCCGAACTGCTCGCCGCCAACGTCACCCTGGAGGTGGCCGGAGACGCCGATCCCGCCGCCCTGGAAGCCGCGCTCGCCGCGATTCGGGAGGCGGGGGGCACGCCGGGCCGCATCCGGGCGCCGCGCGTGACCGTGGCCGCCCCCACCGCCGAGGGCGAGGAGGAGGGCAGCGCCCGCACGGTGATCCTGCCCCACGGCGTCCGCGCGGGCTTTCGGGGCGAATACCGGGGCAGCGTGGTCATCCTGGGCGACGTGAATCCAGGCGCCGAGATCGTGGCGGGCGGCGACGTGATCGTGATGGGAGCGCTGCGCGGGGTGGTCCACGCCGGATATGGCGGCAATGCCGACGCCATCGTGTGGGCGCGGCCCATCGCCTCGGCGCAGATTCGCATCGGGGACGCCGTGGCCCGCGCTCCCGAAGGCGGCGGCCTGGGCAACATGAAGCGGCTGGAGGGCAACGAGGTCGCCGAACTCGCCCGCTTGCAGGGCGGCACCATCGTGATCGAAGCGCACCGCTAG
- a CDS encoding FAD-binding dehydrogenase gives MTQETQADVIVVGAGLAGLVAAAEIADAGRRVLLLDQEGEQNLGGQAYWSFGGLFLVDSPEQRRLGIRDSRELAWTDWQNTAGFDRPDDHWPRAWAEAYVDFAAGEKRGWLTGMGLRFFPAVGWAERGFQGAGGPGNSAPRFHITWGTGPGVLEPFVRRVKAHAAAGRVQMRFRHRVRGLIEEGSAVVGVRGDVLEASDVDRGEASSRVVVDDFALRAGAVVVTSGGLGGNLARVRRNWPTARMGPPPTFLLSGVPQHVDGELQAQVAAQGASLIHPDRMWHYTEGLRNWNPIWPHHGIRVLPGPSSLWLDPTGRRLPHPHHPGADTLGTLSYITGQGHPYTWFLLNRAIIKKEFALSGSEQNPDLTGRDLRRTLGRVGRAVQAPVQAFLDHGEDFVTAPDLPGLVAGMNRLTGADLVDLATMEREVRERDLQVANRAGKDPQLALVRGARALVGERLIRVAPPAPLLDPAHGPLIAVRMNILTRKTLGGLETDLQGRVLRPGGDPIPGLYAAGEVAGFGGGGMHGYRSLEGTFLGGCLFSGRVAGRASAGAV, from the coding sequence GTGACCCAGGAAACGCAGGCAGACGTGATCGTGGTGGGCGCGGGCCTCGCCGGGCTGGTGGCCGCCGCTGAAATTGCCGACGCCGGACGGCGGGTGCTGCTGCTCGACCAGGAAGGCGAACAGAATCTCGGCGGGCAGGCCTACTGGTCCTTCGGGGGTCTCTTTCTGGTGGACTCGCCCGAGCAGCGGCGGCTGGGCATCCGCGACTCGCGCGAGCTGGCCTGGACCGACTGGCAGAACACGGCGGGTTTCGACCGCCCCGACGACCACTGGCCCAGGGCGTGGGCCGAAGCCTACGTGGACTTCGCGGCGGGCGAGAAGCGCGGCTGGCTCACCGGCATGGGCCTGCGCTTCTTCCCGGCGGTGGGCTGGGCCGAACGCGGGTTTCAGGGGGCGGGGGGTCCCGGCAACTCGGCGCCGCGCTTCCACATCACCTGGGGCACTGGGCCGGGCGTGCTGGAGCCGTTCGTGCGGCGGGTGAAGGCGCACGCGGCGGCGGGACGCGTCCAGATGCGCTTCCGCCATCGCGTCCGTGGCCTGATCGAGGAGGGCAGTGCGGTCGTCGGCGTGCGTGGCGACGTGCTGGAGGCGTCGGACGTGGACCGGGGCGAGGCCAGTTCCCGCGTCGTGGTGGACGACTTCGCACTGCGGGCGGGCGCGGTCGTCGTGACCTCGGGCGGGCTGGGGGGCAACCTCGCGCGGGTGCGGCGCAACTGGCCGACAGCGCGGATGGGACCGCCCCCCACCTTCCTGCTCAGCGGGGTGCCCCAGCATGTGGACGGCGAGTTGCAGGCCCAGGTCGCCGCCCAGGGGGCCAGCCTGATTCACCCCGACCGCATGTGGCACTACACCGAGGGGCTGCGCAACTGGAACCCCATCTGGCCGCACCACGGCATCCGGGTGCTGCCGGGGCCGAGCAGCCTGTGGCTGGACCCGACCGGGCGGCGGCTGCCGCACCCCCACCACCCCGGCGCGGACACGCTGGGCACGCTGTCGTACATCACGGGCCAGGGCCACCCCTACACCTGGTTCCTGCTCAACCGGGCGATCATCAAAAAGGAGTTCGCCCTCTCCGGCTCCGAGCAGAATCCCGACCTGACGGGCCGCGACCTGCGGCGCACCCTGGGCCGGGTGGGACGGGCGGTGCAGGCCCCGGTGCAGGCGTTCCTCGACCACGGCGAGGACTTCGTGACAGCCCCCGACCTGCCCGGCCTCGTCGCGGGGATGAACCGCCTGACGGGAGCGGACCTCGTGGACCTCGCTACCATGGAGCGGGAGGTGCGGGAGCGGGACTTGCAGGTGGCGAACCGAGCGGGTAAGGACCCGCAGCTCGCGCTGGTGCGGGGCGCGCGGGCGCTGGTGGGCGAGCGGCTGATCCGGGTGGCGCCGCCCGCCCCCCTGCTCGACCCCGCCCACGGCCCGCTGATCGCCGTTCGCATGAACATCCTGACCCGCAAGACGCTGGGCGGCCTGGAAACCGACCTGCAGGGCCGGGTGCTGCGGCCCGGCGGCGACCCCATCCCCGGCCTGTACGCGGCAGGCGAGGTCGCGGGGTTCGGCGGCGGCGGCATGCACGGCTACCGCTCGCTGGAGGGAACGTTCCTGGGAGGCTGCCTCTTTTCCGGGCGGGTGGCGGGGCGGGCGAGCGCGGGGGCAGTGTAG
- the malQ gene encoding 4-alpha-glucanotransferase, with translation MTLQRSSGVLLHPTSLPGPHGIGELGQAARAFIDWLAAAGQRSWQVLPLGPTGYGDSPYQAFSAFAGNPYLVDLAALREEGLLTEADFADLPSFDPGRVDFGLQYEWRNRMLDRAHARFGAGEVPGLRAEFDSFRQEEAGWLDDYALFMALKAEHGGAAWSEWAPELRDRDPGALAAARERLANEAERVAFGQFLFFRQWGALREYARARGVQIIGDIPIFVALDSSDVWAERGGFKFDDRGQPTVVAGVPPDYFSETGQLWGNPLYRWDAMAQGGYAWWIRRFQGSLKLYDLIRIDHFRGFAASWEIPFPAETAIQGEWVPAQGREMLEAVREALGSLPVIAEDLGVITPDVEALRDDLGLPGMAVLQFAFGGGDFSVNDFLPHNLRGNQVVYTGTHDNDTSRGWWAAADEQERHNFRVYTSSDPREETFAWQLTELAFGSRANLAVVPLQDLLNLGTEARMNLPGTTGPHNWTWRYREGDLTPELAARVRELTERTGRTG, from the coding sequence ATGACTCTTCAACGTTCCAGCGGCGTGCTGCTGCATCCCACCAGCCTGCCCGGTCCCCACGGCATCGGCGAACTGGGCCAGGCGGCCCGCGCCTTTATCGACTGGCTCGCGGCGGCCGGACAGCGGTCCTGGCAGGTGCTGCCCCTCGGCCCCACCGGCTACGGCGACAGCCCGTATCAGGCCTTCAGCGCCTTTGCCGGGAATCCGTACCTCGTGGACCTCGCCGCCCTGCGCGAGGAGGGCCTGCTCACGGAGGCCGACTTCGCGGACCTGCCCAGCTTCGACCCCGGCCGGGTGGACTTCGGCCTCCAGTACGAGTGGCGCAACAGGATGCTGGACCGTGCCCACGCCCGGTTCGGGGCGGGGGAAGTGCCGGGGCTGCGGGCCGAGTTCGACTCCTTCCGGCAGGAGGAGGCGGGCTGGCTGGACGACTACGCCCTCTTCATGGCGCTGAAGGCCGAGCATGGCGGTGCGGCCTGGAGCGAGTGGGCGCCCGAGCTGCGCGACCGTGACCCTGGGGCGCTGGCGGCGGCCCGCGAGCGGCTGGCGAACGAGGCCGAGCGGGTGGCCTTTGGGCAGTTCCTGTTCTTCCGGCAGTGGGGGGCGCTGCGCGAGTATGCCCGCGCGAGGGGCGTGCAGATCATCGGGGACATCCCGATTTTCGTGGCGCTCGATTCCAGCGACGTGTGGGCCGAGCGCGGGGGCTTCAAGTTCGACGACCGGGGCCAGCCCACGGTGGTCGCGGGGGTGCCGCCGGACTACTTCTCGGAAACCGGGCAACTCTGGGGCAATCCCCTCTACCGCTGGGACGCGATGGCGCAGGGCGGCTACGCGTGGTGGATTCGCCGCTTTCAGGGCAGCCTGAAGCTCTACGACCTGATTCGCATCGACCACTTCCGGGGCTTCGCGGCCTCGTGGGAGATTCCCTTCCCGGCGGAAACGGCGATTCAGGGCGAGTGGGTCCCCGCCCAGGGCCGCGAGATGCTGGAGGCGGTGCGTGAGGCCCTGGGCAGCCTCCCCGTGATCGCCGAGGACCTCGGCGTGATCACCCCGGACGTGGAGGCGCTGCGCGACGACCTCGGGCTGCCGGGGATGGCGGTGCTGCAGTTCGCCTTCGGGGGCGGGGACTTCTCGGTGAATGACTTCCTGCCGCACAACCTGCGGGGGAACCAGGTCGTCTACACTGGCACCCACGACAACGACACCTCGCGCGGGTGGTGGGCGGCCGCCGACGAGCAGGAGCGGCATAACTTCCGGGTGTACACCAGCAGCGATCCCCGCGAGGAGACGTTCGCGTGGCAGCTCACCGAGCTGGCGTTCGGGAGCCGGGCGAATCTGGCCGTCGTGCCGCTGCAGGACCTGCTCAACCTGGGCACCGAGGCCCGCATGAACCTGCCGGGCACGACCGGGCCGCACAACTGGACGTGGCGGTACCGCGAGGGCGACCTCACGCCCGAGCTGGCCGCGCGGGTGCGCGAGTTGACGGAGCGGACGGGCCGGACCGGGTAA
- a CDS encoding GNAT family N-acetyltransferase, translating into MPVPVLRPIERRDLADVMSLCHAEGYPSYTEDPERTWQALTNPGVTTVVADWEGRVVGAAQMLSDGVIQAFLVLVLVHPDHRRGGLGRGLIEHAFARAGGSRADLLAEEGPVPFYERFAHRRKPGFRLYPEPPAE; encoded by the coding sequence ATGCCTGTGCCTGTTCTTCGTCCGATCGAACGCCGGGACCTCGCGGACGTGATGAGTCTCTGTCACGCGGAAGGCTACCCTTCCTACACCGAAGATCCGGAGCGCACCTGGCAGGCGCTGACCAATCCCGGCGTCACCACCGTCGTCGCAGACTGGGAAGGCCGGGTGGTCGGCGCCGCGCAGATGCTCAGCGACGGGGTGATCCAGGCCTTTCTGGTCCTCGTGCTGGTCCACCCGGACCACCGCCGGGGTGGGCTGGGGCGGGGGCTGATCGAGCACGCCTTCGCTCGTGCCGGGGGCAGCCGGGCGGACCTGCTCGCAGAGGAGGGGCCGGTGCCCTTCTACGAACGCTTCGCGCACCGGCGCAAACCGGGCTTCCGCCTCTATCCCGAACCTCCGGCCGAATAG